TATTGGGGGGAATAGCTTTGATGTGATGCTGGTAGCGTTCTCTGACTTTGCTTATCGCCAGGGTTCGATTTATCATGCTTTGGCACAGCCTCAGATTTTTGCGATCGCGTTGACGATCCTGATGACCGTCATTCTAGTTTTGGGCTTGTTGCGGCGGGAAACACATGGAATTGGAAATATTAGCTTCGAGAGTTTTCTGATTCTGCTCCTATACTTAAGTGGGTTTTCGCTGCTGTTTTTTGGAGGTTGAGCAACAACAAGTGAGGTTTAGTCGGCTAAAGGAGTAATCAGAGTTTTGAGTTATTAAGAACATAATTCAAAATCTCGACGTGATTTATCGGGTCTCTCTTTAAAGAATTTCACCAATTACCGATTACCCAAATTCCTCACATTTCATGTCAATCTGACACTTTTAGTTTCGTGCCTTTATGTTTCTGCGACAAAAAATTGCTTTTTACTTAGAAGACATTGAAACACCAACCGGAAAAATATTCAATTTTGTAATCACAGGAATGATTTTGCTGTCTTCAGCAATTTTCGTGATTGAAACCTATCCACTTCCCGATTATGTCCGAATTAATCTTAATACTATCGACTTTTCAATTTTACTGCTTTTTGCTTGGGAATATTTGCTTCGTTTATGGTGTGCTGACAATAAAATTAAATATTTGATAAGCATTTATTCAATTATAGATTTAGTTGCAATATTGCCATTTTTATTGGGAGTGGTAGACATCAGCTTTATCCGAGTATTTCGATGGTTTAGAATTTTAAGATTTCTTCGCTTTATAGAAGGAAAAAGATTGTTTGGTCTCACCATTAATGAAGATGGAGAGATTTCAGCTAGGATATTATTTACTTTATTTGCAATTATATTTGTTTATTCAGGTTTAATTTAT
This DNA window, taken from Coleofasciculus sp. FACHB-1120, encodes the following:
- a CDS encoding ion transporter; this encodes MFLRQKIAFYLEDIETPTGKIFNFVITGMILLSSAIFVIETYPLPDYVRINLNTIDFSILLLFAWEYLLRLWCADNKIKYLISIYSIIDLVAILPFLLGVVDISFIRVFRWFRILRFLRFIEGKRLFGLTINEDGEISARILFTLFAIIFVYSGLIYQVEHPVNPKVFATFLDAVYFSIVTMTTVGFGDVTPISQGGRFMTVLMILTGIALIPWQLGDLIKRLVKTANQVETLCPTCSLSSHDTDARFCKICGTKLEKLADS